In Cicer arietinum cultivar CDC Frontier isolate Library 1 chromosome 1, Cicar.CDCFrontier_v2.0, whole genome shotgun sequence, one DNA window encodes the following:
- the LOC101510422 gene encoding protein neprosin-like, with protein MMYTLFLVLCLVTSTTSHTSDGMHSTLKEDMELEKQLNLINKPPIKSIHTKSGYIVDCVDINKQPAFDHPLLKNHKLQRKAYFGKNISETNVKTSPTKSPYAIEKVRCPKETVPIRRITKDDLISGKSLFNDHVLTQTNSLSHSTHLFLIRVAGPYYGVSGTTSVYNPNISPGQTSASYLYVENGVAGDTNKIVVGWHVSPQLYNNTATHIYSYWMSNNFKSGCYNILCSGFVQLSRKYYLGARIIPISIYGGTMTEMPITLIQEKTTKHWWLTVADELVGYFPQQLFSNLASAEQVGWGGLTVTSPGSSSPPMGSGHFPDRDFVHACYFRNISFRNESRQDYGPEVKFTRPYNDASSKCYDIDYYGNLRGEFGYALQFGGPGGYC; from the exons ATGATGTATACATTGTTCTTAGTTTTGTGTTTGGTGACTAGCACTACTAGTCACACATCAGATGGTATGCATAGTACATTGAAAGAAGATATGGAGTTAGAGAAACAACTAAACCTCATCAACAAGCCTCCTATCAAGAGTATTCAT ACAAAGTCAGGATACATAGTTGATTGTGTTGATATTAACAAACAACCGGCTTTTGATCATCCTTTGCTAAAGAATCATAAATTGCAG AGAAAAGCATATTTTGGAAAAAACATCAGTGAAACAAATGTGAAGACTTCACCAACAAAATCCCCTTACGCGATTGAGAAAGTTAGATGTCCAAAAGAAACTGTCCCTATTCGGAGGATAACCAAAGATGATCTCATTAGTGGCAAATCCTTATTCAATGATCATGTCCTAACTCAAACTAACTCTCTTAGTCAT TCTACTCATTTGTTTCTTATAAGAGTGGCTGGTCCTTACTATGGAGTTAGTGGAACTACTAGTGTTTATAATCCCAACATTTCACCCGGGCAAACAAGCGCAAGTTATTTATATGTTGAAAACGGAGTGGCAGGTGACACAAATAAAATCGTTGTTGGATGGCAT GTATCTCCACAATTATACAACAATACAGCAACTCATATCTACTCATATTGGATG tcaAATAACTTCAAGAGTGGATGCTACAACATATTATGTAGCGGTTTTGTTCAACTCAGCCGTAAATATTACCTTGGTGCACGCATAATACCAATATCTATTTATGGTGGAACGATGACTGAAATGCCAATTACTCTTATTCAG gaaaaaacaacaaaacattGGTGGTTGACTGTGGCAGATGAGCTAGTTGGATATTTTCCACAACAATTATTCTCCAACTTGGCTTCAGCTGAGCAAGTGGGATGGGGTGGGTTAACAGTAACTTCTCCTGGTTCTTCTAGTCCTCCAATGGGATCAGGACATTTTCCGGATCGCGATTTTGTTCATGCTTGTTATTTTAGGAACATTTCATTTCGAAATGAATCTAGACAAGATTATGGACCTGAGGTCAAATTTACTAGACCATACAATGACGCCTCTAGTAAGTGTTACGATATTGATTATTATGGTAATTTACGCGGAGAATTTGGGTATGCTCTTCAATTTGGAGGACCTGGTGGTTActgttaa